The following nucleotide sequence is from bacterium.
GAGGGGCTTGTTTGCTAGTAACCGTTCAGCCACTGATTGACACGGATTAGCACGGATAAATAATAGAGGACAGAAGGCGGAGTTGTAGGGACAGAGCTTGTCCCTGTCCGTTCCATAGGCGGATAACCACAAGGGTTGTCCCTACAACCTAATCACGGACACGACTCCCGGACACGGTTCAGGGAAATCCGTGTTTCATCTGTGTGCATCCGTGGCTGAACGGTTACGTTTGCTAACTATGGTATACCCGTACTTCTCGAATATCTCCTTCCCTTTTGCTCCCGTGATAAAACGGACGAACTTATCGGCCAGCTTCTTTTGCTTAGAGAAGCTGATTACTGCCGCCGGAATATTTCGTGACTGGGCTATCTCCTGGGGCAGCTCTACCCCTTCCACCTCCTGAGGCGCCAGGTGCTCATAAAAATCCCACCCGATAATGGCATCGACCTGTTTCAACTTAAGTAAGGTCAATAGATGCTGGCAATTATGGGCATAGGTGACTATGTTTGGCGCGACCTTTTCTTCTATCCCTGCCTGGCGAAATACCTCTAAGGCAATATCACCCAGACAGACCGCCCCAGGTGTGCCAATAGCTATTTTTAGCCCTGGCTGGGTTAAATCTTCGAGTTCGTTGATTCCCTTTGGGTTGGCTTTCCGGATCACAATGGATGGCTTCAGATCACAAATAATGCGCCGAGTCCGGCCATCAACCACTCCCTTATTTTCGGCCTTATCCATATAGTCATCTGAGCCGGGGATGTAGACATCACCCCT
It contains:
- the modA gene encoding molybdate ABC transporter substrate-binding protein; this translates as MKRRLVLITIFGWLLGGCAGQQNSLHVFAGAAGKPAIEEAVRLFEEDYQVKVDVTYGGSGEVLSQILLSQRGDVYIPGSDDYMDKAENKGVVDGRTRRIICDLKPSIVIRKANPKGINELEDLTQPGLKIAIGTPGAVCLGDIALEVFRQAGIEEKVAPNIVTYAHNCQHLLTLLKLKQVDAIIGWDFYEHLAPQEVEGVELPQEIAQSRNIPAAVISFSKQKKLADKFVRFITGAKGKEIFEKYGYTIVSKRNRSATDAHR